In one Solanum lycopersicum chromosome 11, SLM_r2.1 genomic region, the following are encoded:
- the LOC101263574 gene encoding actin-related protein 2/3 complex subunit 2A isoform X2: protein MNMNCLHYHLEKGVELDSQWVEFDDIRYHIQGSVKNPNVLLLSVSLPIPPPETVLFGGLPLGALEAIKAAYGAVAQILDPPRDGFNLTLKLNLSKLPPDEEQKHALLTKIASVREVVMGAPLRAVLKQLVTRTVPSDLGKPVALVHRPNESFFLVPQADKVTVIFPMRFNDSIDTVLATSFLQEFVEARRTAGLNNAPPCLWSPSPPQELTEAFTEALSANAGFVSFVIFSRHVEGRKLDRTVWNLSTFHAYVNYHVKCSECFMHTRMRRQVESLIQALDRAKPDPEKAKKNSPNRSFKRMSLKDGNNSLGSRSWK from the exons ACTATCA TCTTGAGAAAGGGGTTGAACTGGACAGCCAATGGGTTGAATTTGATGATATCCGTTACCATATTCAG GGTTCAGTGAAAAATCCAAATGTCTTGCTTCTTTCTGTATCATTGCCCATACCACCTCCAGAAACCGTCCTCTTTGGTGGACTTCCACTTGGAGCGCTAGAAGCCATAAAAGCAGCATATGGTGCAGTTGCACAAATTCTTGATCCTCCAAGAGATGGGTTTAATCTCACACTTAAACTAAACTTGTCAAAACTTCCCCCAGATGAAG AGCAAAAACATGCACTCCTGACAAAGATTGCATCCGTGAGGGAGGTAGTAATGGGAGCCCCACTGAGGGCAGTTTTGAAACAACTTGTTACAAGGACAGTTCCTTCCGATCTAGGCAAGCCCGTTGCCCTGGTTCATCGTCCTAATGAGTCTTTTTTCCTTGTACCTCAG GCAGACAAGGTGACCGTCATATTTCCTATGAGATTCAATGATTCCATAGATACTGTTCTAGCAACATCTTTCTTACAG GAATTTGTTGAGGCAAGACGAACTGCTGGACTTAATAATGCCCCTCCTTGTTTGTggtctccttctcctcctcaaGAACTGACAGAAGCTTTTACAGAAGCATTATCTGCTAATGCCGGATTTGTTAGTTTTG TAATTTTTTCTCGCCACGTGGAAGGCAGAAAGCTGGACAGAACTGTCTGGAACCTATCAACCTTTCATGCTTATGTAAATTATCATGTTAAG TGTTCTGAATGTTTCATGCATACTCGGATGAGGCGTCAGGTGGAGTCATTGATACAG GCACTTGACCGTGCCAAACCAGATCCCGAGAAGGCCAAGAAAAATTCACCTAACAGATCATTTAAACGAATG AGCCTCAAGGATGGCAATAACAGTTTGGGTTCGCGAAGTTGGAAGTAG
- the LOC101263574 gene encoding actin-related protein 2/3 complex subunit 2A isoform X1 codes for MILLQSPSRYLLQILYNRVQSLEKGVELDSQWVEFDDIRYHIQGSVKNPNVLLLSVSLPIPPPETVLFGGLPLGALEAIKAAYGAVAQILDPPRDGFNLTLKLNLSKLPPDEEQKHALLTKIASVREVVMGAPLRAVLKQLVTRTVPSDLGKPVALVHRPNESFFLVPQADKVTVIFPMRFNDSIDTVLATSFLQEFVEARRTAGLNNAPPCLWSPSPPQELTEAFTEALSANAGFVSFVIFSRHVEGRKLDRTVWNLSTFHAYVNYHVKCSECFMHTRMRRQVESLIQALDRAKPDPEKAKKNSPNRSFKRMSLKDGNNSLGSRSWK; via the exons TCTTGAGAAAGGGGTTGAACTGGACAGCCAATGGGTTGAATTTGATGATATCCGTTACCATATTCAG GGTTCAGTGAAAAATCCAAATGTCTTGCTTCTTTCTGTATCATTGCCCATACCACCTCCAGAAACCGTCCTCTTTGGTGGACTTCCACTTGGAGCGCTAGAAGCCATAAAAGCAGCATATGGTGCAGTTGCACAAATTCTTGATCCTCCAAGAGATGGGTTTAATCTCACACTTAAACTAAACTTGTCAAAACTTCCCCCAGATGAAG AGCAAAAACATGCACTCCTGACAAAGATTGCATCCGTGAGGGAGGTAGTAATGGGAGCCCCACTGAGGGCAGTTTTGAAACAACTTGTTACAAGGACAGTTCCTTCCGATCTAGGCAAGCCCGTTGCCCTGGTTCATCGTCCTAATGAGTCTTTTTTCCTTGTACCTCAG GCAGACAAGGTGACCGTCATATTTCCTATGAGATTCAATGATTCCATAGATACTGTTCTAGCAACATCTTTCTTACAG GAATTTGTTGAGGCAAGACGAACTGCTGGACTTAATAATGCCCCTCCTTGTTTGTggtctccttctcctcctcaaGAACTGACAGAAGCTTTTACAGAAGCATTATCTGCTAATGCCGGATTTGTTAGTTTTG TAATTTTTTCTCGCCACGTGGAAGGCAGAAAGCTGGACAGAACTGTCTGGAACCTATCAACCTTTCATGCTTATGTAAATTATCATGTTAAG TGTTCTGAATGTTTCATGCATACTCGGATGAGGCGTCAGGTGGAGTCATTGATACAG GCACTTGACCGTGCCAAACCAGATCCCGAGAAGGCCAAGAAAAATTCACCTAACAGATCATTTAAACGAATG AGCCTCAAGGATGGCAATAACAGTTTGGGTTCGCGAAGTTGGAAGTAG
- the LOC101263872 gene encoding NAC domain-containing protein 90: MVEIISPGFRFYPTEEELISFYLHKKLEGKKPELDRVIPVVTIYDFDPWHLPKFHGELCMGDREQWFFFVPRQEREARGGRPCRTTNCGYWKATGSPSYVYSSNNKVIGVKKSMVFYKGKAPTGKKTKWKMNEYRAIQEEVNSTLAIPKLRHEMSLCRIYVISGSFRAFDRRPIAPTITREPSKSIINQGGISMENVTKMEAISDENLFMEEQDYVNLNHNDQIPIINQEININSHNNKRVKSNLHDETLISGWEQFNWM, encoded by the exons atGGTGGAAATTATTTCACCAGGATTTAGATTTTATCCAACAGAAGAAGaattaatatctttttatttacataaaaagCTTGAAGGAAAAAAGCCAGAGCTTGATAGAGTAATTCCAGTTGTtactatttatgattttgatccTTGGCATCTTCCAA AATTTCATGGGGAATTGTGCATGGGAGATAGAGAGCAATGGTTTTTCTTTGTGCCAAGACAAGAAAGAGAAGCTAGAGGAGGAAGACCATGTAGAACAACAAATTGTGGTTATTGGAAGGCAACTGGTTCACCAAGTTATGTTTATTCAtcaaataataaagttattGGAGTTAAAAAAAGTATGGTATTTTATAAAGGAAAAGCACCAACTGGTAAAAAAACTAAGTGGAAAATGAATGAATATAGAGCTATTCAAGAAGAAGTTAATTCAACTCTTGCTATTCCAAAg TTAAGGCATGAAATGAGTTTATGTCGAATTTACGTTATATCGGGAAGTTTTCGAGCGTTCGATCGGAGACCAATTGCACCAACAATAACAAGGGAACCatcaaaatcaattataaatcaAGGTGGAATTTCTATGGAAAATGTCACTAAAATGGAGGCAATAAGTGATGAAAACTTATTTATGGAAGAACAAGATTATGTTAATCTTAATCATAATGATCAAATCCCTATTATTAATCAAGAAATTAACATCAACTCACACAACAACAAGAGGGTTAAAAGTAATCTTCATGATGAGACTCTAATTAGTGGTTGGGAACAATTTAATTGGATGTAA